The Vicia villosa cultivar HV-30 ecotype Madison, WI linkage group LG1, Vvil1.0, whole genome shotgun sequence genome includes a region encoding these proteins:
- the LOC131611849 gene encoding type IV inositol polyphosphate 5-phosphatase 7-like, which yields MGDESSKKTKLSWSKKMVRKFFNIKSKCEDSIADDVVYGGSEVEYGSRNSFSEREPCTIKKSKTEKFSRNSSQVRRGRMNLDHPRIIDVQNYSIFVATWNVAGRSPPSNLNVDDWLHSSPPADIYVLGFQEVVPLNAGNILGAEDNGPAKKWLALIRKTLNNLPGTSGSSGCYTPSPIPQPVVELNADFEGSARQKNSSFFHRRSFQTTSSGWGMDNDPSNSQPQVDRRYSVCDRVIFGNRPSDFDPSLRWGYRPSDYSRASDYSRPSDYSRWGSSDDDNGLVDSPSTVLFSPMSTNGGSASNEDGYSMPGHSRYCLVASKQMVGIYLTVWVKGELKDHVRNMKVSCVGRGLMGYLGNKGSISISMSVHETSFCFICSHLTSGQKEGDELRRNSDVLEILKKTRFPRVHGVDNEKSPQTILEHDRIIWLGDLNYRIALSYRSAKALVEMQNWRALLENDQLRIEQKRGRAFVGWNEGKIYFPPTYKYSTNSDRYSGDDMHPKEKRRTPAWCDRILWYGEGLHQLSYVRGESRFSDHRPVYGIFWAEVESTHGKLKKSMSCSGSRIEVDELMPYSGGYTELNFF from the exons ATGGGAGATGAAAGTTCAAAGAAAACTAag CTCTCGTGGTCGAAGAAAATGGTGAGGAAGTTTTTTAATATCAAGAGCAAATGTGAAGATTCTATAGCTGATGATGTTGTTTATGGag GAAGTGAGGTTGAATATGGAAGTAGGAATAGCTTCTCTGAGAGAGAGCCATGCACAATCAAAAAGAGCAAAACAG AGAAGTTTAGTAGGAATAGCAGTCAGGTTAGGCGAGGAAGAATGAATCTTGATCATCCTCGAATTATCGATGTGCAGAACTATAG CATTTTTGTAGCTACATGGAATGTAGCTGGAAGATCACCACCAAGTAATTTGAATGTAGATGATTGGCTTCATTCCTCGCCACCAGCTGACATTTATGTTCTTGG ATTTCAAGAGGTAGTTCCATTGAATGCCGGTAATATTCTAGGGGCAGAGGACAATGGCCCTGCCAAAAAATGGCTGGCTCTTATCAGAAAGACTTTAAACAATCTTCCTGGAACAAGTGGAAGTAGTGGATGTTATACACCATCTCCAATTCCTCAGCCAGTTGTGGAGCTGAATGCAGATTTCGAGGGATCAGCTAGGCAGAAGAATTCGTCTTTCTTCCACAGACGATCGTTCCAGACGACTTCTAGTGGTTGGGGAATGGACAATGATCCTTCAAATTCTCAGCCGCAAGTTGATCGAAGATACAGTGTATGCGACCGTGTAATTTTCGGTAACAGGCCCAGTGACTTTGATCCTAGTTTAAGATGGGGTTATAGGCCTAGTGACTATTCAAGAGCAAGTGACTACTCGAGACCGAGTGATTATTCAAGATGGGGTTCGTCTGATGATGATAATGGCCTTGTGGATTCACCGAGTACAGTCTTATTTTCTCCAATGTCAACTAATGGTGGATCTGCCTCTAATGAAGATGGATATAGCATGCCGGGACATTCAAGGTACTGCCTTGTTGCAAGTAAGCAAATGGTGGGAATTTACCTTACTGTATGGGTAAAAGGAGAACTCAAAGATCATGTCCGAAACATGAAAGTATCGTGTGTTGGCAGAGGATTGATGGGTTATCTCGGAAATAAG GGATCCATCTCAATTAGTATGTCTGTGCATGAAACAAGCTTTTGCTTTATATGTAGTCATTTAACCTCAGGACAGAAAGAGGGTGATGAACTAAGAAGAAATTCTGATGTACTGGAAATTCTTAAAAAGACTAGGTTTCCCCGTGTTCATGGCGTGGACAACGAGAAATCTCCTCAGACAATCCTCGAGCACGA TCGGATTATATGGCTTGGAGATTTGAACTATCGGATCGCTCTCTCCTACCGTTCTGCGAAGGCACTTGTTGAGATGCAAAATTGGAGAGCATTGTTAGAAAATGATCAGTTGAGAATAGAGCAAAAAAGAGGTCGCGCATTTGTGGGATGGAATGAAGGGAAGATATATTTTCCTCCAACATACAAGTATTCAACTAATTCAGATCGATACTCGGGAGACGATATGCACCCCAAGGAGAAAAGGAGAACACCTGCATG gTGTGACCGTATTTTATGGTACGGAGAAGGTCTCCATCAGCTATCTTATGTTCGCGGGGAATCAAGATTTTCGGACCATAGACCTGTTTATGGCATATTTTGGGCTGAGGTTGAGTCAACTCatggaaaattgaagaaaagtatGAGTTGTTCTGGTTCCAGAATTGAGGTGGATGAACTTATGCCATATTCCGGGGGATATACTGAACTAAACTTTTTCTAA